The DNA segment AAGACTGTTTTTGTCTGGTCAAGAGCTCCTTTAATGGCATCTGACATACTCTGGAAAGCTTCTTCGGCCGTAAAGGAGAGAATAGGGGCCATGTCTTGCAGGAGCATGAGCAAAATCTGCCAAAGTACAGTCTGCGCAGAGCGACGTTTGAGGCCACTTTCTTCCTCCACATAGAGCCGGTCTTTGATGATATCGAGATAAAAGGCAGAAAGATCTACAACACAAAGGTTGTGAAGCGTGTGGTAAACTTTGTGGAATTCAAAACTCTTGTACGCATTTTGTATTTCAGCGTGATGTCTGGACACCATATCAAGAGCATATTTATCAAGTGGCAGCAGATCGTTGGCCGCAACTTTCTTTTGAGGGTCAAAATCATTCAGGTTTGACAACAAGTATCTACAGGTATTTCGGATACGCCGGTAAGCGTCTACAAGTCTGTTCAGGGTTTCATCGGATATACGAATATCTTCTTGATAATTGGAAGCAGAGACCCACATACGCAGAATTTCAGCACCATATTTATCTATGATTTCTTGGGGTGCAATGACATTGCCAATCGATTTTGACATCTTGCGTCCTTCGGAATCGACAACATACCCATGGGTGAGTACTGTCTTGTAAGGTGGAACATCACGTGTTCCCATGGATGCAAGAAGCGAGCTGTGGAACCAGCCTCGATGTTGATCTGAACCCTCAAGATATAAATCTGCGGGGAAACGAGTTTCGGGGCGTTGTTCGACAACTGCGGCGTAGCTGGTTCCAGAGTCGAACCAGACATCCAGTATATCTGTCTCCCGCTTCCAGTGAGTGCCGCCGCACTTGGAGCATGTCAATCCTTCTGGAACTATCTCCTCGATTGGCGCTTCAAACCAGTAGTCACATCCTGTTTCGTGCGACGCATACTTATCGCATATATCATAGACCCATTGCGCATCGAACCATGTCTCATCGCAATCTTCACAAATCAGGGCGGAAATGGGAACACCCCAATTCCGTTGACGAGAAATGCACCAATCCGGGCGATTCTTTACCATGTTGTAAATGCGTTCTTCACCCCAGCCAGGGATCCAATCAACCTTATTCCGTATGGCATCCAATGAGCGGTCGCGGAGACTATTTTCATCCATGCCGACAAACCACTGTGTCGTCGCACGAAAGATGACCGGTTTTTTACATCTCCAGCAGTGAGGGTAGGAGTGAGAGATGTCTTCGGAAGCGAGCAGGTTACCAATGTCAGTCAGTTTTTTGATAACAGCAGGGTTTGCTTCCCATACGTTCAATCCTGAGAAAAATTCTACTTCGGGCAGAAATTCTCCACGATCATTCATGGGAGAGTACACTTCCAATCTATATTTGAGTCCTGTCTCAAAATCCTCTCGTCCATGTCCTGGAGCGGTATGAACGCAGCCCGTACCGGTTTCAAGTGTGACATAGTCGGCCAAAACAATAGGAGAAGGGCGGTTGTATATTGGATGTTTGGCTTGAAGCCCTTCAAGTTCGGCACCGCGAATTGTTTTGATGATTTCAGGGGATTCCCAGCCGAATTTGGCCGAACATTCTTCGAGTAGGCCCTCAGCGAGAATATAAAAATCATTATTTGACTTTACAATGGCGTAGTCAAAATCAGGATGTACAGCCACTCCCATATTATCTGGGATTGTCCATGGTGTGGTTGTCCAGATGGCAATATACAGTCTGGAAATATCAATATTACCTAATTTCTGAGCGTTTTCATCCGCCAATGGAAAACGAACATAGATGGATGGAGAGGTGTGGTCTTCATACTCAACTTCCGCCTCGGCTAAAGCTGTACGGCAATCACAACACCAATAAATAGGCTTCTTTCCCCTGACAACACCATCGCGTTCCATGAATTTCCCGAGTTCACGAGCTGTCGCTGCTTCGTATTCCGGATTCATGGTCATGTACGGTGTTTCCCACACACCTAAGACCCCAAGGCGTTTAAACTCTTTTCGTTGCGTATCAAGCCATTTTGCAGCGTAGGATCGACAGATTTTACGAATAGTCAGTGTGTCGAGTTCTTTATTCTTTTTTTTAAGTTCCTGTTCGACCTTATGTTCAATAGGAAGTCCATGGCAGTCCCAGCCCGGTACATATTGAGCTTGTTGCCCTTGTATATTGCGAGATTTGATAACGATATCCTTGAGCACTTTGTTGAGCGCTGTGCCCATGTGAATATGGCCATTTGCATATGGAGGACCATCATGAAGGACGTATTCTTTTTTTGAATCGCTTGCCGCAACCATTTTTTCATATGCTTCTGTGTCCTCCCAAAATTTCAACATCTCAGGCTCCCGTTGCTTGAGATTGGCTTTCATTGGGAATTGGGTTTTAGGCAGAAGCAGGGTTTTCTTATAGTCACTCATGGG comes from the Pseudodesulfovibrio piezophilus C1TLV30 genome and includes:
- the ileS gene encoding isoleucine--tRNA ligase; translation: MSDYKKTLLLPKTQFPMKANLKQREPEMLKFWEDTEAYEKMVAASDSKKEYVLHDGPPYANGHIHMGTALNKVLKDIVIKSRNIQGQQAQYVPGWDCHGLPIEHKVEQELKKKNKELDTLTIRKICRSYAAKWLDTQRKEFKRLGVLGVWETPYMTMNPEYEAATARELGKFMERDGVVRGKKPIYWCCDCRTALAEAEVEYEDHTSPSIYVRFPLADENAQKLGNIDISRLYIAIWTTTPWTIPDNMGVAVHPDFDYAIVKSNNDFYILAEGLLEECSAKFGWESPEIIKTIRGAELEGLQAKHPIYNRPSPIVLADYVTLETGTGCVHTAPGHGREDFETGLKYRLEVYSPMNDRGEFLPEVEFFSGLNVWEANPAVIKKLTDIGNLLASEDISHSYPHCWRCKKPVIFRATTQWFVGMDENSLRDRSLDAIRNKVDWIPGWGEERIYNMVKNRPDWCISRQRNWGVPISALICEDCDETWFDAQWVYDICDKYASHETGCDYWFEAPIEEIVPEGLTCSKCGGTHWKRETDILDVWFDSGTSYAAVVEQRPETRFPADLYLEGSDQHRGWFHSSLLASMGTRDVPPYKTVLTHGYVVDSEGRKMSKSIGNVIAPQEIIDKYGAEILRMWVSASNYQEDIRISDETLNRLVDAYRRIRNTCRYLLSNLNDFDPQKKVAANDLLPLDKYALDMVSRHHAEIQNAYKSFEFHKVYHTLHNLCVVDLSAFYLDIIKDRLYVEEESGLKRRSAQTVLWQILLMLLQDMAPILSFTAEEAFQSMSDAIKGALDQTKTVFALRYSPDSVDLKESELADWEKLTMIRSVVNKAIEPNRKNGVVGKSLDAQVTLYASEDIHRLIYSETLDEQEFFIVSKVIMAHLEDAPTDAYEDEEVPELKVSVEAAPGGKCERCWRITEELGTDPSFPDACPRCSQVLKTVA